The Pseudomonas multiresinivorans DNA window GCGAACACCAGGTCGGCCAGCTCGATCAGGATCAGCGCCAGGAACAGCGGGGTGGCGTAGCGCACCAGCTTGCCCGTGGCATCGGGTTTCATCACGAAGAAGTGATGCTCATGGATGGTGTCGGTCATGCGGATGCGCTTGCGCAGGAACTTCAGCACCGGGTTGTTGGCCAGGTCAGGCTCTTCGTCGTGCTTGGCGAACAGCATCTTTACGCCGCTGAACAGCAGGAAGGCGCCGAACACGTACATGATCCACTCGAACTCCTTCACCAGCGCGGCGCCCAGGCCGATCATCAGCGCGCGCATGACGATGGCGCCGAGAATGCCCCAGAACAGCACCTGGTGCTGGTAACGGCGAGGGATGCCGAAGAAGCCGAAGATCATCGCCATGACGAACACGTTGTCCATCGATAGCGACTGTTCGACGAGGAAGCCGGTGTAGTACTCCACCGCGCTGGTGGCGCCGAACTCGTACCAGACCCAGCCACCGAAGGCCAGGCCGCAGGCGAAGTAGCCGGCAGAGAGCATCAGGCTCTCGCGCACGCCGATCTCGTGGTGATCGCGTTGCAGGACGCCCAGGTCGAGTACGAGGAGAAGAATCACGATGGCCAGGAAGGCCAGCCAGAACCAGGTGGCGGTTCCGAGGAATGGTTCGGTTAAAAAGGCGTGCAGAGCTGTCATTTGGCCCCTCCCTTAGTGTCGTTGTCGAAAAGTGACTCCGACATGGCGGTTGGCAACCGTCAGAGGGGCCCGGCGTCACTGGCGGGAAAATAGCAGAGCGCCCGCCAGAGACAAGCAAAGGAACGTAACAAGTTCCTACAGTATTTCCAGACCGGGCGATCAGCTTCCTTCAGACAGTCTAGACGCTGATCGCCAGGGGAATCAGTAGACCCAGACTTCGACGCGGCGATTCTTCACCCGACCGTCGTTATCGCTGTTGGCTGCCACCGGCAGGGCATCGCCCATCCCGCTGATCTCGCGGAACATCACGCCTCCCTTGGCCAGCTCACGACGCACGGCCATGGCGCGCAGCTTGGAAAGCAGTTCGGCGCGCGCCGGGTCCTGCTTGGGATCGCCGAAACCGACCAGCACCGCCTGCTTGTTCATCTTGCCGGCCTGCTGAAGGTAGGCGAGCAGACGGTCGATATCGCGCTGTGCCTTGTTGTCCAGGGTGGCGCTGCCCTCGCGGAAACGGAAGTTCACCGACAGGCGCTCGGCGTCACGGGCCAGGGCCTGGTAGTTCTCCGGCATGCTGGCACGCGGCGCCATCTTCACCGCCTGTACACGCTGGCCGACGAAGCCGCTGGCGCTGACCAGGGCCTGGCCCTTGTCGCCCTGGGCGAACTGCAGCAGGGCGCGGGCCCAGCGGTTTGGCTCCTCCGGCTTCATGTAGAGGAACAGGCGGCGCGACAGCGGATAGTCTTCGGTGGCGATCAGTGTGGTCGATGGCGGCATGGCCTGGGAGTCGCCGTCGGCAATGCGCAGCGCCTTGGCATTCTGGACGGACGACAGGCCGACGAAGCCAATGCCCTGCGGGTCCTTGCTCACCTCGGTGGACAACTGGTCGCTGGATTCGAAGCGCTGGACACCACTGGCCAGCGCCTTGCCGTGACTCGCAAGGACAAGCTCCTTGAAGGTATCGAAGGTGCCGGAATTGTCGTCGCGGGAATACAGGCGAATGGCACCGCCGCGCCCGCCGATCTCTTCCCAGGTCTTCACCTCGCCGGAAAAGATCTGCGCCAGTGTATCGGTGGTCAGTTCATCCAGAGGGTTGGCTGCATTGACGATGATCGCCAGACCATCGATGCCGATCACCTGTTCGGCCTTGGCGCTGCGCAGGTTGCCCGACGCCGAAAGGCCTGCGGCTTCGGCGTCCTTGATCGGGCGCGAGGCGGCTGCCAACTCGGCACTGTTGTCCTTCAGGGCGACGAAGCCGGTGCTGGAGCCGTGGGCCGCCAGGTCGACGATCGCCTCCTTGCCATCCTGGGTGCGACCGATGATGCGCTGTTCGTTCTCCGCCTTGCCCGGTTTGGCACTGACGTCGCTGTAGCCCTCGCTGACCAGCAGGCCTTTCACCAGCTCCGGCAGCAGGTGCGCACCGATGGTGTTGGAGCCCTGGATGCGCAGTACCGGCTCGCCGCCCTGGGACGAAGGCAGGGCGGCGAACGCCGACCAGGGGAACGCATAGCAGATGAAGGCGATGGTGAGCCAGGCGATGGTCACGGGCCAGGGTTGGGCGTCGCTGGGGCTCGACTTGTACTGCATGGGTCAACTTCCATTTGAGGCATCGTTGGCGCGGCAGATTAAGTCGGAATCATTGCATCGATATGACGCTTCTCTTCGACGCAGAGCGCTTTTCGATGGCTTCGGACATGACTGGTGGCTTGTCGGAGATTTCCGATTTCAGCTCCGTGCGGGCAGGGTTATACAGGTTCCCCCGTACGAGGACGCCGGAGGACAAGATGGGCGAGATTCTCGATTTTTCGTCACTTCTGATGAAGCTGGTGCTCATCCTGGTGGTGGTGCTGATGGCCACCACCCTGGTTGTGGCACCGGAATCGATGATGGATAACGCGTCCCCGGCGCTGTGGCTGGTCGCCCCGCTATTTGTCCTGACGACGATACTGGACCTGGCCGGCGCTCTGCGTCGGAACCCGAGGGGCAGCCTCACTCAGAAGCCATCGCACGACTTTCATCGCAGTTGATGGCTTTGCTGCCGCGGAAACCACGCAGATCCGGTGAACCGGTGATAGGAAAATTCTCCCGGTTCATCAGGATTACCTGATAACGCCAGTTTTCCGGCCAAGCGAAACTTGCGCGGTTTTAACATCCCCGCCGGAAACTAATCATGACTCACTCCCATAGCGCACCAACGCCGGTTGGCCCCGAGCATCCCGTCAGGCTGATTTCGCTGGCCGTACACAGCGCCTCTGCAAAACATTGGGGGCGCCCGTGGCTTCGGCGAACATTGAGTGTGATGTATCCGCGGGAGCTGACCTTCAAGGGCATCAGGCTGCCGACTCAACCAATGCAATCATGGCTGCACCTGGTGGCAAGGGCCGGGTTGTTGAAGCGGCGCAAGGCCGAGTCTGCAGGCAGCCGTCAGCGCGAGGCCGCGAAACCGCCGGTACAGACGCCGCAGGCCACTTCGGTGTTGGCGGAACTGGCCTTCGAGTGGGGTTCGGAGATGGTTCCGGATTTCGCACAGTTCGCCCGGTTGTCGCGATTGAAGAGAGAGCAGGAGCAGGCTTCCGTTGATGGCGGCGAGGGCGTGTCCGACTCTGCCGGCGATCAGGAAGCGCTGGATGGCCTGCCCGGTGGCGCAGATGCCATTCTCGGCAACGCCTCAATGGATGCCGTGCTACCAGATGTTCTGGACGCGGACTTCCTCGATCCCGCAAGTAGCACGAAGCAGGCCGATGAAAAGGTCGGAGAGGCCACGCAACGTGCGGAAGGCGCTGCCGCAGGACCAGTTGAGCAGCAGGACTCCGACGGCACAGTCCAACTGCAAGCCATGGAGTCGCCATCTGCCACTGCCGATGGCATAGCACCAGCCCCAGAGTCGGTGCCGCTGCACTCGACGATCGAGCCTGCTGACTCGGTTGCGCCCACGGCGTTGGACGGCATCGAGAACATTGCGGCTGGCGCGTCGGAAGAGCTCTCCGGAGATGAATCTACAGCGCGCGAACCGGCCATGCCGGTGTTGCCGGAGCCGGAAGAGCGCGCCGAGCGCGAACCTGCTATCGCCGAAGTGCACGAGTCCGCCGCAGCTGAACCTGCCGCGCCGATGTCCGAATCGACTGCACAGCCGGTCCGGCAGGACGCCGAAATGGCGGCCAGCGCCCCTTCTGTTGAAGCCGAGGTGCCCGCTTTGGTCGAACAGTCCGCGCCAGATGCCTCGGGCATGCTGGAGCCGGTCGAGGCCCCGCGAGCCGAAACCACTGCCGTCGAAGAGCCTGCGGTGGACGGGCCTTCTCTCGAATGGCAGCCGGTTGAAGTATCGGCAGGTGTCGACCTCGAAGAGCAGATCGACGAGGAGCATCCCGAGTTTGTGCTGCCTGTGCAGGATTCGAGCGAGCCTTCCGAGCTTTCCACCGTAGATGCGACCCGTGCCGATGTACCGGACACGCCTGAACTGCAGGAGTCCGTCGAGCACAGAGTCGAGCCGATGGAGATGTCCCCCGAGGCAGCCGACGTACCGGCGGTGCTGCATGAGGTGGCTGTGGATCTCGAAGCGTTGCCGATGGCTGCAACAGATCCGTTGGCGTCACCCGAACCGTGGGTAGCAGCCGATGTCAGCGCCATGGATCTGGAGTCGTTGGACGAAGCGCCTCCGGCTGTGCAGGAAGCCGCTGGCTCGGACGAGCGTTTCGAGCAGGAACAGGACGCGCTGGCGGCAGCCGTCAGGTTCCAGAAGACCCTGGCCTCGGGCGGTCAATCCGAGCGCTTGATGGCGGAGCCAGCAAGGCACGAGGAAACCACCCATGGCGAATCCGGTTACAGCGCTGTTGAGACTGACGTAGCTCTGGAACCGATTATCGCGAGCCTTGAGGACGCGCTGGCAATGCTGGCGGCTGCCAGCGCCGATCACGACCAGACGCACAGACAGCCGTGGGACTGCGATGACGAAGTGCCGGAGTTCGTGGGCAGTGGCTCGATCGATGTCGCGGCGGCGAAATCCACCCAGTCGACCGTGCCCCCTGCAGTTCTCGCAATCGAGGCCGGGACATTGGCTGACAACTACCTTGAGGCGGCGGTGCTTCAGGGAATCTTTATCCAGAAGGAAACTGAAATGACCCAGATGCACGATGAGTTACCTGAGGCCGATGTGCAGGAAACGGCTGCCCCGGTAACCTCGGTGGAATTGCAGGAAGTATCGGCTGCGCTGAATGTCCCTCAGCTTGAGGCCAACCCGGAAGATGTCCTGTCCGACGTCCAGAGTACCCTGAACTCCCTGGCCGGCATGGCCCAGGGACTGACCCAGCAGAAGCAGGCTGCCGGCCGCCTGCAGGAAGAGCTGGAGGCCTGGAACAACCAGTTGCAGGAACGCGAGCGCCTGGCGGGTGACAAGGAGGAGCGTCTGCTGCAACTGGAGAACCACCTCAAGGAGGCCAAGACCAATCTGGATCGCATGGCCGCCGAGAACAATCGCCTGCTGGCCGAGCGCAGCGAAGCGCTGAAGGAACTGGCCCAGACAGTCGATATGCGCGACAAGGCGACGCTCAAGCGTGCCGAGTCCATCCAACTGGAGCAGCAGCGCATTGCTGAGCAGGCAGCCAGCCTGCGCGGGCGTGCAGGCGAGTTGGATGAGCGTGAAAGCGCACTCAAACGCAAGACCGAGGAGCTGGTGGTACGGCTCAAGCAGTTGCAGAGCGCCAAGGATAAATTCAGCACCATCGTCAAGAGCTTCAACGAGACGGTGCAGTTCAACAGCACTTTGTCGGCCATTTCCAAGACGGTTACCGAGTGACCAGGACGGCCGGTGGGGCGCAAGCCCTGCTGGCCGAGAAGCTGCCACAGCGGGTGCGCTGTCGCGTAGGGCGTTGCCGAGACCCGGATTGGTCCGTCTGCGTTCATGTGACAGCCACGAACTCCGGTGCGGCAGTCATTCAATGACTGACCTTCTGCGGGAACGACAGAGTCGGCGATTTCTGCCGATTCGGCATGTCGGACCCGGCCCGTGGGGCCTTCGCTACAAGGAGGAACATGGCCCGCGTAGTTTTCATCGAACCTTTGCGGCGCGACTTCGTCGCGCTCCGCCGGTTTCTGCTGGACCACGGTCATCAGTGCGACGTCCATTTCAAGTTTGCACGCCAAGCCTTGAGCGGTCTGGATGTCAGCAACTGTGATCTCCTGGTGGTGACCCTGGAGTTGCCGGACATTCATGGCATGGAACTGGTCACCATGCTTCGGCGAGAAGGCCGACTCAAACCGTCTACTCCGGTGCTGGTCTGCTCCAGCCTGGGTTCGCCACTGAATATTCAGCGCGCGATTCGCGTCGGCGTGTCGGGGTTTCTGCTGACGGATGACCGTCCAACCCTGATCGGCCGGGCTGTCGACGCCGTGCTGGCGGGCGGGAAGATATTTCCCGAGCACGAGCGTTTGCCGCTGGAGCGCGATCCCAGGCTGGAATCAGCGCTGGCTCTGCCCACCCACCTGGTGGCTGTGCTCTATGGCTTGCGCAGGGGCTGTTCGGTCGCGGTGCTGGCGGACGTCCTGGCATTGTCGGGAGCGAGCATCGGCCAGCACAGGCGGCAGCTGATGCGGAAGCTCTCCGCCACGACCCTGGAAGAGCTGTTCAGTATCAGCGAACAGATCGGCCTGCTCTAGACGCGTCGGTGCGCTCGAACCCTCTGCCGGATCCTGAATCCGGTAGATGTGTTGCGGTAGGAGTTAGTCGAACGATTCGTCTTGCCTTACATAGTTTTCCTTCGTCCATGCAGGAAATTACTGACATTCGCGCCGACGTTGGGCTGTGAAAATCCTTCTCGCAACCTGTCCTGGTCTCAAGCTATCAAGGTAGAGCGGGGCAGCCCATCGGTTCATCCAGTCGGCCTGATTGCCGCTACTTTCGAAGCGGCATCACCATCCAGTTCCTGACCTTGCTCGAACAGTCGAGTGACCTTCCGGGACAGTGGGGCTGACCACCCTCAGGGTAGGACGTTTCATGACTTCAGATGAGAAGCTGTACGAAGGACATCAGGAGGGGGGGGTGTCTGTCACGACCGCCACTCAGCCGTCCGAGCTGGACAGCACATTTCTTTCCCCAGCGATCGAGGAGGACCTGTCCGGGCTCCTGCCTCCTTTGCCTGCCCCCGCTGAAGGCATGGTTCGCCCTGTTGTTTCGGTGGGGTACATCCCGATCCATGTCAACGCCGCGGCTGAGATCGGGGAATCCGCTACCCCTCATTCCGTAAAGGCTTTCGAAAACCTGGAGCGGGATCTCGACGATCTGGCCTCAGCCTGCTCGGGGTTGGGCCCAGTGGAGCCGAGTTGCTCCGACTCCATCGAACCGTTGCCGATGATCGCCGACGAAGCGTCTCTCCGCCCGGCGGTCAACGAAGCCGAAGCCGGCGCCACTCTGCTCGACTCGCTCCAGCTGCCGGCCTACGGGCATGACGACGAATGCGATGCGGCTGACGCAGCCATCATTTCGCCCGCCGGCCAGCCGGCCTCCCACATTTCCAACGAGGAATCTTCCACCATGAATGCCCAAGCCCAACCCGCCAGCTCCGGAGCCGCAAATGCCCAGGCGTCCGTGGAGTCCGCCGTGACTGTGCGCCAGTCGTCCTCCCTTGAAACCGATGGCGTCCTGCACGATGTGCAGTCCACGCTCGATTCCCTGGCGGGTATGGCGCATGGCTTGTCGCAGCAGAAGATGGAGATCGTGAAAATGCGCGAGGCGCTCGAGGAGCGTCGTCTGGCGGCGCTTGAGCGTGAGCGTCAGTTGGTCGAGCGCGAGGAGCGCCTGAGCCAGCAGGAGCAGCGTCTGCAGGAAGAGAAGCACGGTATGGAGCGTATTGCCGAGCATAATGCCGCCGTACTCGCGGAGCGTAGCAGCGCGCTGCAGGCTCTCGCGGAAACAGTCGACAGCCGCGATCGTGCGACGACCAAACGTGCCGAGGTCCTGAACCAGGAGCAGCAAAGTATCGACCGTCAGCTGAATCAGCTGCGCGCTCGGGTACAGGAGCTGGATGACCGTGAGGTGGGGCTGCAACGCCAGGGTGCGGAGCTGTCTGATCGGTTCAAGCAACTGCTCGATGCCAAGGAGCGTTTTGGCGCCATCGTCAAGGGATTCAACGAAACTGTCCGCTTCAATACGACCTACAGCGCGATCAGCAAGACTGTCGGAACCGGTGCGGAAGAGGCCCAAGCCTGAAGCCGAGCCTCAGAATGAAAAAGCCCGGCCAATGCCGGGCTTTTTCGTCATTGCGGTTTACTTGAGCTGCAGCCAGATCGGCGCGTGGTCCGAGGGCTTTTCCATGCCGCGGATGTCGTAGTCCACGCCGGTATCGGCAATGCGCCCGCGCAGGGCCTCGGAGGCGAGGATGACGTCGATGCGCAGGCCGCGCTTGGGGGTGTCCTCGAAGCCGCGACTGCGGTAGTCGAACCAGCTGAAGCGGTCGTCCACGCTCGGGTTCTGCAGGCGGAAGCTGTCCACCAGACCCCAGCCCTTCAGGCGTGCCAACCATTCGCGTTCTTCCGGCAGGAAGCTGCACTTGCCGGTCTTCAGCCAGCGTTTGCGATTCTCTTCGCCGATACCGATGTCGCAGTCTTCCGGCGAGATGTTGATGTCGCCCATCACGATCAGTTGCTGGTCGGGCTGGAAGCGGGTTTCCAGCAGGTCCTGGAGGTCGGCGTAGAAGCGCTGCTTGGCCGGGAACTTCACCGGATGGTCACGGCTCTCGCCCTGTGGGAAGTAGCCGTTCATCACGGTGATCAACTGACCCTGGGCGTCCTTGAAGGTGCCCCAGATGAAGCGGCGCTGGGATTCCTCGCCGTCGTTGGGGAAGCCGCGCTGCAGTTCCAGCGGCTCCTGACGGGAGAGCAGGGCGACGCCGTAGTGGCCTTTCTGACCGTGGTAGTGCACGTGGTAGCCGAGGGCTTCGATTTCCTCGCGGGGGAACTGCTCGTCGGCGACCTTGGTTTCCTGCAGGCCGATCACGTCCGGCTGGTGGCGCTCGATGATCGCCTGGAGCTGGTGGGGACGTGCGCGCAAACCGTTGATATTGAAAGAGACGATTTTCATCCTGGGCGCCCTGGCAAAAGCACGATGCTAGCCCAGGTGGACGGACCCTGGCGACCCCGGCGAGGCGCTGCTAGGGTTTTTGTGGCTGGACTCATAACCATAAGAAGAACTCACAAGAAGAGGCGTCCGCATGCCTGATACCCTCGCCGAAGTCCGTCTGCTGGACGGTAGCTACAGCCGTGAAGTCCGCTCGCTGCTGTACCACGCTTATCGTCACGAGCCCACTTTTGCCTACCTGTTCGAGTCCGATCGCCCCGGATTCGACCAGCGCGTGCGAGCCACCGTCCGTGAGTTGGTCAATCAGCATTTCCTCGAGGAATTGCCATCCATCGGGCTGCTGCTCGAGGACCGCCTGGTGGGCGTCGCGCTGATCGTTCCGCCGCAGCGCCGGCTGGATGTCACTGAAAGCTGGTTCTGGCGGATGCGCATGTTGCTCACGACGGGGCTGGGTTGTACTCGGCGCTATCTGGACTACCACGCCGCCGTGATTGGCTGCCTGCCCCCGGGCCCGTACCACATCCTGCCGCTGATTGGCGTGCACCCGGAGTTCCAGGGCAAGCACCTGGGCGAACAGCTTCTCGATGCGCTGCATGCCTGGTGCGCCGAGGATGGCGGCTCACAAGGGCTGGTGCTGGATACAGGCAACGCACGGTACCTGGAGTTCTATCGGCGCCATGGCTACGAGGAACTCGGTGAAGTTGCCCTGGGACCGATCCGCGAGCATGTCCTGTTCCACCCGAATGTCGGGCGCGAGGCGGCAACGGCATCTGCGGGATAGGCCGACGGTCAGTCGCTCAGACGTTTCCTACGCTCTAGGGTGAGGCATTGCGGGGAAAACCCGTGCTAGCATTTCGCGCCATGAGAGTTGTCCAAGGATTGCTTGGGCTGCTGCTGGTAATGGCCTTCTGCTTGCAGACGGCGCTGGCGGTCGAAGCCCATCTCGACGTTCGTGTCACCCCCGCCAACGCTGCGCTCAAGGCCAATATCGAGGCCTATGTGGGCAGCCTTGGCGAGCGTGATCAGGCGGCCCTGCAAAGATTCCGGCGCAATGCCGTGGAGCAGGCGCAGAAGGCCGCCCAGGCTTTGGGTTACTACCAGGCGCGCATCCGTGGCCGGGTGACCGATGACAAGGTGCCTACGCTGCGGATCAATGTTCGGCCGGGTGAGCCTGTTCACCTGCGCAATGTGACGGTGCGAGTCGACGGGCCGGCCGCCAAGCTCAAGAACTTCCGCGTTCCCGGCGGGGATTCCCTGAAGCCTGGTGCGCAGCTCAACCACGGTGCCTACGAAGACGCCAAGCGGCTGATCCAGAACCAGGCTTCGCGCTTCGGTTTCTTCCGCGGGCAGTTCACCCAGCAGCAGTTGCGCATCGACCCAGAGGCGGGTGTGGCGGATATCGAGCTGGTCTACGCCAGCGGGCCGCGCTATCGGTTGGGCAAGGTCGATTTCGCCGGCGATTTCCCCTTCGACGAGGACCTGCTGCAGCGCATGGTGCCGTTCAAGGAAGGCAGCGACTACGACTCCGAGCAGATCGCCGATCTCAACCAGGCTCTGCAATCCAGCGGCTATTTCGATGGCGTGCGGGTCGACGCTGCACCGACCAATGCCGATGGCGAAGTGGTGCCGGTGCACGTTCACCTGGAAGCGCGCAAGCCGCGCACCATGGGGCTTGGCCTCGGCTTCTCGACGGACGTCGGACCGCGCGCACGAGCGACCTGGACCCGTC harbors:
- a CDS encoding TerC family protein, with translation MTALHAFLTEPFLGTATWFWLAFLAIVILLLVLDLGVLQRDHHEIGVRESLMLSAGYFACGLAFGGWVWYEFGATSAVEYYTGFLVEQSLSMDNVFVMAMIFGFFGIPRRYQHQVLFWGILGAIVMRALMIGLGAALVKEFEWIMYVFGAFLLFSGVKMLFAKHDEEPDLANNPVLKFLRKRIRMTDTIHEHHFFVMKPDATGKLVRYATPLFLALILIELADLVFAVDSVPAIFAITQDPFIVYTSNIFAILGLRALYFSLAAMIHRFVYLKYALALVLVFIGTKIFLHGFIGKVPAALSLGVTFGLLAGGILLSLLKTRRTSEEPLEIVSQERIHASAGGEDRSR
- a CDS encoding substrate-binding domain-containing protein, encoding MQYKSSPSDAQPWPVTIAWLTIAFICYAFPWSAFAALPSSQGGEPVLRIQGSNTIGAHLLPELVKGLLVSEGYSDVSAKPGKAENEQRIIGRTQDGKEAIVDLAAHGSSTGFVALKDNSAELAAASRPIKDAEAAGLSASGNLRSAKAEQVIGIDGLAIIVNAANPLDELTTDTLAQIFSGEVKTWEEIGGRGGAIRLYSRDDNSGTFDTFKELVLASHGKALASGVQRFESSDQLSTEVSKDPQGIGFVGLSSVQNAKALRIADGDSQAMPPSTTLIATEDYPLSRRLFLYMKPEEPNRWARALLQFAQGDKGQALVSASGFVGQRVQAVKMAPRASMPENYQALARDAERLSVNFRFREGSATLDNKAQRDIDRLLAYLQQAGKMNKQAVLVGFGDPKQDPARAELLSKLRAMAVRRELAKGGVMFREISGMGDALPVAANSDNDGRVKNRRVEVWVY
- a CDS encoding response regulator transcription factor — its product is MARVVFIEPLRRDFVALRRFLLDHGHQCDVHFKFARQALSGLDVSNCDLLVVTLELPDIHGMELVTMLRREGRLKPSTPVLVCSSLGSPLNIQRAIRVGVSGFLLTDDRPTLIGRAVDAVLAGGKIFPEHERLPLERDPRLESALALPTHLVAVLYGLRRGCSVAVLADVLALSGASIGQHRRQLMRKLSATTLEELFSISEQIGLL
- the xthA gene encoding exodeoxyribonuclease III, with product MKIVSFNINGLRARPHQLQAIIERHQPDVIGLQETKVADEQFPREEIEALGYHVHYHGQKGHYGVALLSRQEPLELQRGFPNDGEESQRRFIWGTFKDAQGQLITVMNGYFPQGESRDHPVKFPAKQRFYADLQDLLETRFQPDQQLIVMGDINISPEDCDIGIGEENRKRWLKTGKCSFLPEEREWLARLKGWGLVDSFRLQNPSVDDRFSWFDYRSRGFEDTPKRGLRIDVILASEALRGRIADTGVDYDIRGMEKPSDHAPIWLQLK
- a CDS encoding GNAT family N-acetyltransferase, producing MPDTLAEVRLLDGSYSREVRSLLYHAYRHEPTFAYLFESDRPGFDQRVRATVRELVNQHFLEELPSIGLLLEDRLVGVALIVPPQRRLDVTESWFWRMRMLLTTGLGCTRRYLDYHAAVIGCLPPGPYHILPLIGVHPEFQGKHLGEQLLDALHAWCAEDGGSQGLVLDTGNARYLEFYRRHGYEELGEVALGPIREHVLFHPNVGREAATASAG
- a CDS encoding autotransporter assembly complex protein TamA — encoded protein: MRVVQGLLGLLLVMAFCLQTALAVEAHLDVRVTPANAALKANIEAYVGSLGERDQAALQRFRRNAVEQAQKAAQALGYYQARIRGRVTDDKVPTLRINVRPGEPVHLRNVTVRVDGPAAKLKNFRVPGGDSLKPGAQLNHGAYEDAKRLIQNQASRFGFFRGQFTQQQLRIDPEAGVADIELVYASGPRYRLGKVDFAGDFPFDEDLLQRMVPFKEGSDYDSEQIADLNQALQSSGYFDGVRVDAAPTNADGEVVPVHVHLEARKPRTMGLGLGFSTDVGPRARATWTRHWVNPQGHSLGFEAEVSAPRQNVGAWYEIPLDPPLTDKLRFTSGYQYEDLVDTESKLLTLGGEWHHKLDSGWQRVVSLNWQREEYKLGDDSGLSSFLMPGIGYSILEADNKIDPGKGYRLQFEVKGAKEGLLADADVAHINAMAKGVTSFWGGQRLLGRIQVGGIATNDYSAIPPSLRFFAGGDQSVRGYDYQTLSPKNSDGDRIGGRYMVAGSVEYQYPIAERWRIAAFVDQGNSFNSLDFPSIKTGVGIGIRWISPVGPLRLDLADGLDEDGGIRLHFSMGPEL